A stretch of DNA from Chrysiogenia bacterium:
TCATGTACGTCACCACCGCCGCCTTTGTGGGGCCGCTCGCCTTCGCGGTGCTGGTGCTCCAGTTCATGGGGTACGACATGCCCGCGTTGCCGATCTTCGGCGTGATCGTGTTGTTGCTCTTTGCCAGCCTGCCTGTTCGCAAGGGTTGCGCCATCGCCCTGGACTATCTCGTCGAGGAGCGCGACCGCGCAGGGCGCGCCGAAACCTGATTCTCGTAGCCTCCAGGGCGCCTCTACGCCCCTTTGCCACTGAGGGTCGCCTGCACTAGCCTTGCCTGAACAATTGTTCAGAAAAGCGCCGGGCCGCCCGGCGCCCGCCTGACTCAAAGAGGGGAACCCGCATGAGCGCACTGGTCGAAACGAAATACGGAAAACTTCAGGGCTACGAAAAAGAAGGACTCCAGATCTTCAAGGGGATCCCGTTTGCCAGGCCGCCCGTCGGCAAGCTGCGCTTTCAGGCGCCCCAGCCGCCCGAGCCCTGGGACGGCGTGCGCGAGGCCAGCAAGTGGGGCGGCGCCTGCCCGCAGGACAAGATCCCCATCATGAACGTCGGCGAGATGAGTGAGGACTGCCTCTATCTCAACGTCTGGACGCCGGCCTGTGACGGCAAGAAGCGTCCGGTGATGTTCTGGATTCACGGCGGCGGCTTCATGATCGGCTCCACCGCACAGGGCGAATACAACGGCAAGCACCTGGCAAAGAACGGCGACGTGGTCGTGGTCTCAACCAACTACCGCCTTGGCGCCTTCGGCTTTCTGCATCTCTCCGAGCTGCTCGGCGAGGGTTTCCCCAGCGCGTCGAACAACGGCATCCGCGACCAGATCGCCGCGCTCGAATGGGTGCGCGAGAACATCGAAGCCTTCGGCGGCGATCCCGCCGACGTGACCATCTTTGGTGAATCGGCAGGCGGGATGAGCGTGAGCACACTGCTCGGCTCTCCCAAAACGAAGGGCCTGTTCGCCAAGGCCATCCCCCAGAGCGGCGCGGCCAATCACTCCATCAGCAGCGAGGACGGCACGCGCGCGGCAAAGGCCGTGCTCGACGCGCTCGGCATTGATCCGAAAAATCCCGAAAAACTCTGGGAAGTGGACGCCAGGAGCATCGTCAAAGCCCAGCGCGCCTCGGCCAAGCTGACGGTCGCTGTTGGTCCGGGCAAGATTCCGCAAACAGCAATGACGCTTATCCCGGTGGTTGACGGCGACGTCCTGCCCAGGGGAATCTGGGAAGCGATCAACGGGGGCATCGCAAAAGACGTGTCGGTGATGACCGGCACGACGTTTGAGGAATGGCGGCTGTTCTCGCAGATGGCCGAGCTCACTGCCGGCATGAGCGGCGGCGAGAAACCACCGGAGATCGACGCCGACAAGCTGAGCCAGTTCGTTGAAGCGGGCCTGCCCGGCCGCGCCGAGGCAGCGATCGCGCTCTACAGCAAGGGCCGCGAGGGCGCCAAGCCCCAGGAAATCTTCACGGCGATCGAGACCGACCGCATGTTCCGCGCGCCGGCGACGCGGCTGGTGGAAGCCCAG
This window harbors:
- a CDS encoding DUF983 domain-containing protein is translated as MMTEVAPTSFKTALGRGFRMRCPRCGEGRIFESFFKENEICDHCGLKLEDRSGKTWAFMYVTTAAFVGPLAFAVLVLQFMGYDMPALPIFGVIVLLLFASLPVRKGCAIALDYLVEERDRAGRAET
- a CDS encoding carboxylesterase/lipase family protein, which codes for MSALVETKYGKLQGYEKEGLQIFKGIPFARPPVGKLRFQAPQPPEPWDGVREASKWGGACPQDKIPIMNVGEMSEDCLYLNVWTPACDGKKRPVMFWIHGGGFMIGSTAQGEYNGKHLAKNGDVVVVSTNYRLGAFGFLHLSELLGEGFPSASNNGIRDQIAALEWVRENIEAFGGDPADVTIFGESAGGMSVSTLLGSPKTKGLFAKAIPQSGAANHSISSEDGTRAAKAVLDALGIDPKNPEKLWEVDARSIVKAQRASAKLTVAVGPGKIPQTAMTLIPVVDGDVLPRGIWEAINGGIAKDVSVMTGTTFEEWRLFSQMAELTAGMSGGEKPPEIDADKLSQFVEAGLPGRAEAAIALYSKGREGAKPQEIFTAIETDRMFRAPATRLVEAQSKHNKNTYFYRVDFAGPTFGACHAIDIPLVFGGVDNPFGQMFTGGGEKARTVSKNMQDAWLSFAKTGNPGHAGLPEWPAYEESRRATMIFNTECKVVEDPDAEHRKFWDDILPR